In the genome of Desulfofarcimen acetoxidans DSM 771, one region contains:
- a CDS encoding TIGR04076 family protein, with translation MPKYTVKATVIEIRGEGVCPYGHKVGDSFQFGGLTPGGMCHFAHDSLHAAASVILYGGKFPWAKEGQPTTWSCPDPDRPVIFSLERVPVVKD, from the coding sequence ATGCCAAAGTATACAGTAAAAGCTACAGTTATTGAAATTCGTGGGGAAGGCGTTTGTCCCTACGGACATAAAGTGGGAGACAGCTTTCAATTCGGTGGTCTGACACCTGGAGGTATGTGTCATTTTGCCCATGATTCACTGCACGCGGCAGCTTCAGTAATTCTTTACGGAGGAAAGTTTCCCTGGGCAAAAGAAGGACAACCAACAACCTGGTCCTGTCCGGATCCTGATCGGCCTGTAATATTTTCATTGGAACGTGTTCCAGTTGTTAAAGATTGA
- a CDS encoding alpha/beta-type small acid-soluble spore protein, whose product MSRNRNQPVTPGAKSALNNMKFEIANELGINDYANMDKGSLPSRVNGYVGGNMTKKLVAFAEQALQNGATPQVVQSAQLETPQTQGQSQ is encoded by the coding sequence ATGTCGCGTAATAGAAATCAGCCAGTAACTCCAGGTGCTAAGTCCGCTTTAAACAACATGAAATTTGAAATTGCCAATGAGTTGGGTATAAATGATTATGCAAATATGGATAAGGGGTCATTGCCCAGTCGTGTTAACGGTTATGTTGGTGGAAATATGACTAAGAAGTTGGTTGCTTTTGCCGAGCAAGCCCTGCAGAACGGTGCTACTCCACAGGTAGTACAGTCTGCACAATTGGAAACCCCGCAAACTCAGGGACAAAGTCAATAA
- the recG gene encoding ATP-dependent DNA helicase RecG — protein sequence MNLIQKISTPIQYVKTVGPQRASMLQKLGIYTVRDMLYYFPRRYEERKLIEFVNECSQDDTVSVRGTVLGSQDLKLRQGLTATKVALSDGMNIFYAVWFNQPHIKKQIAPGLTITVTGKVDQRYGAVQIRVADFELNNSSVAENYWCSIVPVYALSEKINQKFLRGLIKTCLEEYTSEQEEFIPENLIKKYRLLPLNRSLLWMHQPQNILETEKARRRLIFEELFLLQLLLAARKRTITRKLKFFTYSDKNEILKKFLNNLSFGLTPAQSRVWQEIMTDMHRSVPMYRLLQGDVGSGKTVISTLALLKAAENGLQGALMVPTEILAEQHYLFLKRYMEPLGINVGLLTGKMKKAEKNMAFQLIESGQMQIVIGTHALIQENIAFKHLAMAVIDEQHRFGVRQRATLQDKGICPDMLVMTATPIPRTLAMTLYGDLDISVIDQLPPGRKPIKTHVIYENKLPDTYEFMRKQIRIGRQAYIICPLVEESEHVESQAAIDLALELSEGELADFSVGLLHGRMKSELKEEVMTKFRLGEIDALVTTTVIEVGVDVPNATVMVILDADRFGLAQLHQLRGRVGRGLEQSYCILVANPKTDEARARLAAMHRSEDGFYLAEQDLRIRGPGEFCGTRQSGLPDLKVADLIRDWKILEVARQEAIDLLASDPELKKPENEALLREIRTRFPDSVQFAHIG from the coding sequence ATGAATCTCATACAAAAAATCAGTACACCTATTCAATATGTAAAAACTGTTGGCCCGCAGCGTGCCTCAATGCTGCAAAAATTAGGCATATATACTGTTCGGGATATGTTGTATTATTTCCCCCGCCGCTACGAGGAAAGAAAATTAATTGAATTTGTTAATGAATGTTCTCAGGATGATACTGTTAGCGTCAGGGGTACAGTTTTAGGTTCTCAGGATCTAAAGCTTCGTCAAGGCTTAACTGCTACAAAAGTAGCTCTAAGTGATGGTATGAATATCTTTTATGCTGTATGGTTTAATCAGCCTCATATAAAAAAACAGATTGCTCCTGGTTTGACAATAACGGTAACCGGTAAGGTAGATCAAAGGTATGGAGCAGTACAGATAAGAGTTGCTGATTTTGAGTTAAATAACAGCTCGGTTGCTGAAAATTACTGGTGCAGTATAGTTCCTGTCTACGCCCTGTCAGAAAAAATTAATCAAAAGTTTTTGCGCGGACTAATAAAAACCTGCCTGGAAGAGTATACTTCTGAACAAGAAGAGTTTATACCTGAAAATTTAATCAAGAAATATAGATTACTGCCCTTAAACCGTTCCTTGCTATGGATGCACCAGCCGCAAAATATTTTAGAAACAGAAAAAGCCAGAAGGAGATTAATCTTTGAAGAATTATTTTTGTTACAGCTGTTGCTTGCTGCCCGTAAAAGAACAATTACCAGAAAACTAAAGTTTTTTACTTATTCAGATAAGAATGAAATACTGAAGAAATTTTTAAATAATTTGTCCTTTGGACTAACACCGGCTCAGTCCAGAGTCTGGCAGGAGATTATGACTGATATGCACAGGTCTGTGCCTATGTACCGGTTGCTGCAGGGGGACGTGGGTTCGGGCAAAACAGTTATTAGTACTTTGGCTTTATTAAAGGCAGCTGAGAACGGTTTGCAGGGCGCTCTGATGGTTCCTACGGAGATCCTGGCTGAGCAGCATTATTTATTTTTAAAACGTTATATGGAGCCTCTGGGTATTAATGTAGGGTTGCTTACAGGAAAGATGAAAAAAGCCGAAAAGAATATGGCTTTTCAATTGATTGAGTCAGGTCAAATGCAAATCGTCATAGGAACACATGCCTTGATTCAAGAAAATATAGCCTTTAAACATCTGGCAATGGCAGTAATAGATGAGCAGCATCGCTTCGGGGTGCGCCAGAGAGCCACTTTGCAAGACAAAGGGATTTGCCCGGATATGCTGGTCATGACTGCTACCCCCATACCCAGAACTCTGGCCATGACTCTTTACGGGGATTTGGATATTTCGGTTATTGATCAACTGCCACCTGGCAGAAAGCCAATAAAAACTCATGTTATTTACGAAAATAAACTGCCTGACACATATGAATTTATGCGTAAACAGATAAGAATCGGACGCCAGGCTTATATTATTTGTCCTCTTGTGGAAGAGTCTGAGCATGTGGAAAGCCAGGCCGCTATTGATTTAGCCTTAGAATTGTCTGAGGGTGAACTGGCTGATTTTAGTGTTGGTTTGCTGCATGGTAGAATGAAATCAGAACTAAAAGAAGAAGTAATGACAAAGTTCCGTTTAGGTGAAATAGATGCACTGGTTACTACCACTGTTATCGAAGTTGGGGTGGATGTGCCCAATGCAACGGTTATGGTAATTTTGGATGCGGATCGCTTCGGTTTAGCACAATTGCATCAGTTAAGGGGAAGAGTAGGCAGGGGATTAGAGCAGTCTTATTGTATTTTAGTGGCCAACCCCAAAACCGATGAAGCCAGGGCCAGGTTGGCCGCAATGCACAGATCTGAGGATGGTTTTTATCTGGCTGAGCAGGATTTGCGAATACGCGGTCCGGGAGAATTTTGCGGTACGAGGCAATCAGGTCTGCCTGACTTAAAGGTTGCGGACCTGATTCGCGATTGGAAAATTCTTGAGGTTGCCAGACAAGAAGCGATAGATTTATTAGCCTCTGACCCAGAATTGAAAAAACCGGAAAATGAAGCCTTGTTGAGAGAAATCAGAACCAGATTCCCGGATAGTGTGCAGTTTGCTCATATAGGATGA
- the rpmB gene encoding 50S ribosomal protein L28, translating to MARKCDICGKGVVTGMKVSHSHIRTKRTWAPNLQRVKAIVNGSPKRIMVCTRCLRSGKVQRAV from the coding sequence ATGGCCAGGAAATGTGATATTTGCGGTAAAGGCGTTGTAACCGGCATGAAGGTAAGTCACTCCCATATTCGTACTAAAAGGACCTGGGCGCCGAATCTACAACGAGTTAAGGCCATTGTTAATGGCTCACCGAAAAGGATAATGGTTTGTACCCGTTGCCTGAGAAGTGGAAAAGTTCAACGCGCTGTTTAA
- a CDS encoding SpoVR family protein — MADDLILVEEAIEKIISKAKEFKLDFYDMYFEICPADIIYTFGAYGMPTRFSHWTFGKAYHKMKTQYDYNLSRIYEMVINSDPCYAFLLEGNSLVQNKMVIAHVLGHCDFFKNNARFKHTSRYMVESMSSSAERIRSYEFKYGRDQVESFLDSVISLQEHIDPNHYIKKEKKQVKTQKKNCSGGCGKCVIKEMQQKDSPYDDLWSLEKNDNESCSGKCKREQNVKKFPEKPEKDMLLFLLHNAKELDDWQRDIISIIRDEMLYFWPQMETKIMNEGWASYWHTRIMREIDLDEAEAIEYAKMNAGVLAHSRVSLNPYYLGLKIFEDIEKRWDSPGEEEKEKYGRPGGQGKQKIFEVRATENDQSFLRNYLTKELVEELDLYLFRRIGYDWKITDKNWEDVRDGLVNNLTNCSFPYIVVEDGDYNKQGELYLKHCYEGVELDVYYMEKTFPHLFRIWGRPVHLETVLDNKAVLHSYNGDKHSRKYM; from the coding sequence GTGGCTGATGATTTGATACTCGTTGAAGAAGCCATAGAAAAAATTATTTCTAAGGCGAAAGAGTTTAAATTGGATTTTTACGATATGTATTTTGAAATATGTCCTGCAGATATAATCTATACTTTTGGGGCTTATGGTATGCCGACCCGTTTCTCACACTGGACTTTTGGCAAAGCCTACCACAAGATGAAAACTCAGTATGATTATAACTTAAGCCGTATTTATGAAATGGTGATAAATTCTGATCCCTGCTATGCTTTTTTACTGGAAGGCAACTCACTGGTACAGAATAAGATGGTCATTGCCCATGTTCTAGGACATTGTGATTTTTTTAAAAATAATGCTCGCTTTAAGCATACCTCCCGATATATGGTAGAATCTATGTCTAGCTCTGCAGAACGCATTCGTTCCTACGAATTCAAGTACGGACGGGATCAGGTTGAGTCTTTTTTGGACTCTGTAATATCTCTGCAGGAACACATTGACCCTAATCACTATATTAAAAAAGAAAAGAAACAAGTGAAAACTCAAAAGAAAAACTGTAGCGGCGGGTGCGGCAAATGCGTCATAAAGGAGATGCAGCAAAAAGATTCTCCGTATGATGATCTTTGGTCCCTGGAAAAGAATGATAATGAGAGTTGTAGCGGCAAATGTAAAAGGGAACAAAATGTAAAAAAATTCCCTGAAAAACCGGAAAAAGACATGTTGCTGTTTCTCTTGCACAATGCTAAGGAATTGGATGACTGGCAAAGGGATATTATCTCCATTATACGGGATGAAATGTTGTATTTTTGGCCTCAGATGGAAACCAAAATCATGAACGAAGGATGGGCCAGTTATTGGCACACTCGAATTATGAGAGAGATTGATCTTGATGAAGCCGAAGCAATTGAATACGCGAAAATGAATGCGGGTGTTTTGGCACATTCTAGAGTTAGTTTGAATCCCTATTATTTAGGTCTTAAAATATTTGAAGACATTGAGAAACGTTGGGATAGTCCTGGCGAAGAAGAGAAAGAAAAGTATGGACGTCCAGGTGGGCAAGGTAAGCAAAAGATTTTTGAAGTACGTGCTACGGAAAATGACCAATCTTTTTTACGCAATTACTTGACCAAAGAACTGGTGGAAGAACTGGATCTATATTTATTTCGGCGTATCGGATATGATTGGAAAATAACTGACAAGAACTGGGAAGATGTTAGGGATGGTCTAGTAAATAATCTGACTAACTGCTCATTTCCATATATAGTAGTAGAAGATGGTGATTATAATAAACAGGGTGAATTATACTTAAAGCATTGTTATGAGGGTGTGGAACTGGATGTCTATTACATGGAAAAAACTTTTCCTCACCTATTTAGAATCTGGGGTCGCCCGGTGCATTTAGAGACGGTTCTGGATAATAAGGCAGTTTTGCACAGTTATAACGGCGATAAGCATAGTAGAAAGTATATGTAG
- the yhbH gene encoding sporulation protein YhbH — MSGTKYTVSRDDWTLHRKGEIDRQRHREKVREAIKKNLADIVSEESIIMSDGQNIIKVPVRSLDEYHFRFNFKKQKHAGQGNGKSKVGDVLGSDPQGAKQGKEKGGAGEEPGNDYYEADITIDELAEMIFEDLGLPNLDPKKKPELSSDSVEFKDIRKKGISSNIDRKRTLYEALKRNALSGKPGLRSITQEDLRYKTWDMTVKYESSAVVLAMMDTSGSMGPFEKYIARSFFFWMVRFLRTKYQNVQILFLAHHALAHETSEEEFFTKGNSGGTKCSSVYELALKVIQERYSPADYNIYAFHFSDGDNLSSDNEKCVRLVQEMLKVCNMVGYGEIEGPYYYTSTLRTAFNKINNPEFVTVSIRDKSGVYPALKKFFKQSS; from the coding sequence GTGTCCGGAACAAAATATACTGTATCACGTGATGACTGGACCTTACATCGTAAGGGAGAAATTGACCGGCAGCGCCATAGGGAGAAAGTTCGCGAAGCCATCAAGAAAAATCTGGCTGACATAGTCAGCGAAGAAAGCATTATCATGTCCGACGGACAAAACATTATTAAGGTGCCGGTTCGATCTCTCGATGAATATCATTTCCGCTTTAATTTTAAAAAGCAAAAGCATGCCGGTCAAGGTAATGGAAAAAGTAAAGTGGGTGACGTGCTGGGTTCTGATCCCCAGGGTGCAAAACAGGGCAAAGAAAAAGGCGGTGCCGGGGAGGAGCCGGGCAACGATTACTATGAAGCTGATATTACTATTGATGAACTTGCGGAAATGATTTTTGAAGACTTGGGACTCCCAAATCTTGATCCCAAGAAAAAACCGGAGCTTTCTTCTGACAGCGTGGAATTTAAGGATATACGCAAGAAGGGTATTTCCAGTAATATAGATCGTAAGAGAACGTTATATGAGGCCTTAAAGCGCAATGCCTTGTCCGGTAAACCCGGTCTTCGTTCTATTACCCAGGAAGACCTGCGCTACAAAACCTGGGATATGACTGTTAAATATGAGTCCAGCGCCGTTGTACTGGCGATGATGGATACCAGTGGTAGTATGGGCCCGTTTGAAAAATATATTGCCCGCAGCTTTTTTTTCTGGATGGTTCGCTTTTTAAGAACCAAATATCAAAATGTACAGATTTTATTTCTGGCTCACCATGCTCTGGCTCATGAAACAAGCGAGGAAGAATTCTTCACAAAGGGTAACAGCGGTGGAACAAAATGTTCTTCAGTTTATGAACTGGCACTTAAGGTAATTCAAGAAAGGTACAGCCCGGCAGACTATAATATCTACGCCTTTCACTTTTCAGACGGTGATAATCTTTCTTCAGACAATGAAAAGTGTGTGAGGTTGGTGCAAGAGATGCTTAAGGTTTGTAACATGGTGGGCTACGGGGAAATTGAAGGGCCATATTATTATACCAGCACCTTGCGGACGGCTTTTAATAAAATTAACAATCCCGAGTTTGTTACGGTTAGTATTCGTGATAAAAGCGGTGTCTACCCTGCCTTGAAAAAGTTCTTTAAACAATCTTCTTGA
- a CDS encoding PrkA family serine protein kinase, with translation MSFLERLEEFRATEKRLTWQGTFQDYLELLKKQPTAAQLSHARIYEMIMSEGVEEVNGTKKFKFFSKEIFGLDKTLENLVEEYFHPAARRMDVRKRILLLMGPVSGGKSTLVAMLKHGLERFSRTEAGAVYGIKGCPMHEEPLHLIPRELREEFQNEYKVHIEGELCPSCRMRLETEFDGKIENFPVERVILSEDDRVGIGTFTPSDPKSQDIADLTGSVDFSTIADYGSESDPRAYRFDGELNIANRGIMEFQEMLKCDEKFLWNLLSLSQEGNFKAGRFALIYADEMIVAHTNESEYKSFISNKKNEALQSRIIVMKIPYNLKVSEEVKIYEKLIKQSDLNDIHIAPHALRVASIFSVLSRLKESKKQGMDVVKKMKLYDGEDVEGFKQKDLHELQTEAIDEGMSGVDPRYVINRLSSSLIRTQTKCINPLDVLRGLKDGLDQHPSISKEERDRLLNFISVARKEFDEMAKKEVQKAFVYSYEESARVLFENYLDNVEAYCNGVKLTDPITDEEMDPDEKLMRSIEEQIGVSENVKKAFREEILIRLSSYARKGKRFDYGSHERMREAIEKKLFADLKDVVKITTSTKTPDAEQLKRINLVSARLIKEHGYCPVCANELLKYVGSLLNR, from the coding sequence GTGAGTTTTTTAGAACGATTGGAGGAATTCCGGGCTACTGAAAAGAGATTAACCTGGCAAGGTACTTTTCAAGATTATCTGGAATTGCTTAAGAAACAGCCTACGGCTGCACAACTGTCCCATGCACGGATTTATGAGATGATTATGTCGGAAGGTGTGGAAGAGGTTAACGGTACCAAGAAGTTTAAATTTTTCAGTAAGGAAATATTTGGTCTGGACAAAACCTTGGAAAACCTGGTTGAGGAATATTTTCATCCAGCTGCACGCCGCATGGATGTGCGAAAAAGAATTCTCCTTTTAATGGGTCCGGTCAGCGGCGGCAAATCAACACTGGTTGCCATGTTAAAGCATGGACTTGAGCGATTCAGCCGGACGGAAGCAGGAGCGGTATACGGAATTAAAGGCTGCCCAATGCATGAAGAACCACTGCATCTAATTCCCAGGGAACTAAGAGAAGAATTTCAGAACGAGTACAAGGTTCATATTGAAGGGGAATTATGCCCTTCCTGCCGGATGAGGCTGGAAACTGAGTTTGATGGCAAGATAGAAAATTTTCCAGTGGAAAGAGTTATTTTATCAGAGGATGACCGGGTAGGTATTGGTACCTTCACTCCTTCCGATCCTAAATCACAGGATATTGCTGATTTAACAGGCAGTGTTGATTTTTCAACCATTGCTGATTACGGTTCAGAATCAGACCCAAGAGCCTACCGCTTTGACGGAGAGTTGAATATTGCCAACAGGGGTATTATGGAATTTCAGGAGATGTTGAAGTGTGATGAGAAATTTCTTTGGAACCTGTTATCCCTCTCACAGGAGGGTAATTTTAAAGCAGGTCGTTTTGCATTAATTTATGCTGATGAAATGATTGTAGCTCATACTAATGAGTCTGAGTATAAGTCCTTCATCAGCAACAAGAAAAATGAGGCCCTGCAGTCACGGATTATTGTGATGAAAATACCCTATAACCTCAAGGTTAGTGAAGAAGTTAAAATCTATGAAAAATTAATTAAGCAGAGTGATTTAAATGATATTCATATCGCGCCGCACGCTCTTAGAGTAGCCAGTATTTTTTCTGTGCTATCCAGACTAAAAGAATCAAAAAAGCAGGGTATGGATGTAGTTAAAAAGATGAAGTTATATGATGGGGAAGATGTGGAAGGATTCAAGCAAAAAGATTTGCATGAACTTCAGACTGAGGCTATTGATGAGGGTATGAGCGGAGTTGATCCTCGTTATGTGATTAACCGATTGTCTTCCTCCTTGATTCGTACTCAGACCAAATGTATTAACCCTTTAGATGTTCTGCGTGGCTTAAAAGACGGGTTGGATCAACACCCCTCTATCTCAAAAGAGGAGCGTGATCGACTGTTGAATTTTATTTCAGTGGCACGTAAGGAATTTGATGAAATGGCTAAAAAAGAGGTTCAGAAGGCCTTTGTCTATTCTTATGAAGAGTCAGCCAGAGTGTTGTTTGAAAACTATCTGGATAACGTAGAAGCCTATTGTAACGGAGTTAAATTAACCGACCCGATAACTGATGAAGAAATGGATCCGGATGAGAAACTCATGCGCTCTATTGAGGAGCAGATTGGTGTCTCTGAAAATGTCAAAAAAGCTTTCCGAGAAGAGATTTTAATCAGATTGTCTTCTTATGCACGTAAGGGTAAGCGCTTTGATTATGGTTCACATGAACGTATGAGGGAAGCTATCGAGAAAAAATTATTCGCTGATTTGAAGGATGTAGTTAAAATAACTACTTCTACAAAGACTCCTGACGCTGAACAGCTTAAGCGGATAAATTTAGTCAGTGCCAGATTGATTAAAGAGCATGGTTACTGTCCTGTCTGTGCCAATGAGTTGTTAAAGTATGTCGGTAGTTTATTGAACCGGTAG
- a CDS encoding divergent polysaccharide deacetylase family protein, protein MLKQYKYKLAWISVALCLVIGIVTFLQAKYDYNSILLGNNGATFSSLWNSSDINVGMNKNDQSASKKVKKAQVAIVIDDFGQSNREGVMEMLSINRPLTFAVMPNLENSVKDAAMAKEKGFEIIVHLPMQPISGKSRWMGPGGITFDMGVEQIRQRVLQDFDQVPFAVGFNNHMGSLITSKEKLMSPILEVAKEKGFFVLDSRTTEDSKVVSISKSLGIPCAKRDVFLDEVKNYEHMKKQLKVLSTIALTKGTAIGIGHVGQGDKKMALAISEMIPVMEEQGIEFVYLSKLVH, encoded by the coding sequence ATGTTGAAGCAATATAAATATAAGCTTGCTTGGATATCCGTTGCTTTGTGTTTGGTAATAGGTATTGTGACTTTTCTGCAAGCTAAATATGACTATAACTCTATCTTATTGGGTAATAACGGAGCGACATTTAGCAGTCTTTGGAACAGTTCTGATATAAATGTGGGAATGAATAAAAATGATCAAAGTGCTTCTAAAAAAGTGAAAAAGGCACAGGTAGCAATTGTTATAGATGATTTCGGGCAGAGCAATAGAGAAGGTGTTATGGAAATGCTCTCAATTAACAGACCACTTACGTTTGCTGTAATGCCGAATTTAGAGAATAGTGTTAAGGACGCTGCAATGGCTAAAGAAAAAGGTTTCGAAATTATTGTGCATTTACCAATGCAGCCAATCAGCGGAAAATCCCGATGGATGGGGCCCGGAGGTATCACTTTTGATATGGGAGTCGAGCAAATTCGTCAGAGAGTATTGCAAGATTTTGATCAAGTACCTTTTGCTGTTGGATTTAACAACCACATGGGTTCCTTAATTACAAGCAAAGAAAAACTTATGTCCCCTATTCTTGAGGTAGCTAAAGAAAAAGGTTTTTTTGTTTTAGATAGCAGGACTACTGAAGATTCGAAGGTTGTCTCTATATCAAAAAGTTTGGGTATTCCTTGTGCTAAAAGAGATGTATTCTTGGATGAAGTTAAAAATTATGAGCATATGAAAAAGCAGCTAAAAGTATTAAGCACTATAGCCTTAACTAAAGGTACAGCTATAGGCATTGGGCATGTAGGTCAAGGAGATAAAAAAATGGCTTTAGCTATAAGTGAGATGATACCTGTAATGGAGGAGCAGGGTATTGAGTTTGTTTATCTTTCAAAGTTGGTGCATTAA
- a CDS encoding MATE family efflux transporter, which translates to MDETLTETFPEEKLTFEPKEPKKSQAKFMNQPVWQSMLIFLVPLLLSNALQSVGQLVGSIVVGRWLGVTALAAISAFFPLFFLLVSFTIGIGSGSSILIGQAYGARNEERMKAIVGTTLTFTFILGFLLAVIGGIFTRNILNLIGTPANIIDVSVHYARILFWSMPVMFLYFAYTTFMRGTGDSRTPFYSLIVSTLLNLFLLPFLIFGWLGIPRFGIYGAAYASVISTVLTFVLMLIYLSKTKHPLQFDTSVRQHLRLDFGLLKLLLRLGIPSSISMIVVSLSEIAVIAFVNRFGSDATAAYGAVNQVVSYVQMPAVSLAIAVSIFASQSIGAGLFDRLKDVIKAGLVLNYIIGGTLIILVYIFSQDILSWFIASKNTLYIAHSLLMITLWSYLIFGHAQIVAATMRASGTVLWPTIMVVFSIWCIEVPVAYLLSHHSSLGILGIWVGYPAAFIASLFLQYSYYRWFWKKKRITRLIR; encoded by the coding sequence ATGGACGAAACCTTGACGGAAACATTCCCGGAAGAAAAATTAACTTTCGAACCAAAAGAACCAAAAAAATCACAAGCAAAATTTATGAATCAACCAGTATGGCAATCCATGCTTATTTTTCTTGTACCTCTGTTGCTCAGTAATGCGCTGCAGTCAGTGGGACAGCTGGTTGGCAGCATAGTTGTAGGTAGATGGCTTGGTGTAACCGCATTAGCTGCCATATCAGCCTTCTTTCCACTGTTTTTTTTGTTAGTTTCTTTTACCATAGGCATAGGATCAGGCAGTTCAATTCTCATTGGACAGGCCTATGGTGCGCGTAACGAGGAGAGGATGAAGGCAATCGTTGGGACAACACTGACCTTTACCTTTATCCTGGGTTTTTTGTTGGCCGTAATTGGCGGTATCTTTACCCGGAATATTTTAAATTTAATCGGAACACCGGCCAATATTATTGATGTCAGTGTTCACTATGCAAGGATTTTATTTTGGTCCATGCCGGTAATGTTTTTGTACTTTGCCTACACAACCTTTATGCGGGGCACAGGTGATTCTAGAACACCATTTTACTCTCTTATAGTGAGTACTTTGTTGAACCTGTTTTTACTGCCTTTCCTTATCTTCGGGTGGTTGGGTATACCCAGGTTTGGCATATACGGGGCGGCTTATGCCTCAGTAATTTCTACCGTTCTTACCTTTGTATTGATGCTCATTTATCTCAGCAAAACTAAACACCCTTTACAATTTGATACATCTGTTCGGCAACACCTTCGGTTGGATTTTGGTCTGCTAAAATTGTTGTTGCGCCTAGGCATTCCTTCCAGCATCAGTATGATAGTTGTTTCACTCTCGGAGATTGCTGTTATTGCATTTGTGAACCGGTTTGGATCTGATGCTACCGCGGCTTATGGAGCCGTAAACCAGGTTGTGAGTTATGTTCAGATGCCGGCGGTCAGTCTGGCCATTGCCGTGTCAATATTTGCTTCACAATCCATCGGAGCAGGACTGTTTGATAGACTAAAAGATGTGATTAAGGCGGGTTTGGTGCTCAATTATATTATAGGTGGAACACTGATCATACTGGTCTATATTTTCTCCCAGGATATTTTATCCTGGTTTATTGCCAGTAAAAATACACTTTATATTGCGCATAGCCTCTTAATGATTACTTTGTGGAGTTATTTGATTTTCGGACATGCGCAGATTGTTGCAGCCACCATGCGTGCCAGCGGAACCGTATTGTGGCCAACGATAATGGTTGTTTTTTCTATTTGGTGTATTGAGGTTCCCGTCGCCTATTTACTGTCCCATCATAGCAGTCTTGGTATCCTGGGAATCTGGGTAGGGTACCCGGCGGCGTTTATTGCCAGCTTGTTTTTGCAATATTCTTACTACCGATGGTTCTGGAAGAAAAAGCGCATTACCAGGCTTATTCGCTAA
- a CDS encoding N-acetylmuramoyl-L-alanine amidase family protein: MRTIFVLIFVSIVAAIFWVSQPVSTVAEKLIENNKQAEQKIIVIDPGHGGYDPGAVHGSILEKDINLSICEKLKKVLEANNYRVILTRTGDYNHAIKGIHGREAKLYDMKKRVEIAQEAMADIIITLHVNSVKKTSYQGAEAFYYPISREGKTLALAIQEEFITIPDMNKRSAKISMCYMLRYSKMPSVLVEVGYLSNPRERKLLLESKYRDLLADKIAAGVIKYFNNK, from the coding sequence ATGAGGACAATATTTGTTTTAATATTTGTTTCAATAGTTGCAGCAATATTTTGGGTAAGTCAACCTGTTTCAACCGTTGCAGAAAAGCTGATCGAAAATAATAAACAGGCTGAACAGAAAATTATTGTTATTGATCCCGGTCACGGAGGATATGATCCCGGAGCAGTACATGGAAGTATATTGGAAAAAGATATTAACCTGTCTATTTGTGAAAAATTAAAAAAAGTTTTGGAGGCTAATAATTATAGGGTTATTTTAACCAGAACAGGTGATTATAATCATGCGATTAAAGGTATACATGGGAGGGAAGCAAAGCTTTATGATATGAAAAAAAGGGTTGAAATAGCACAGGAAGCAATGGCAGATATCATTATTACCTTGCATGTGAACAGTGTGAAAAAAACGTCCTACCAGGGCGCAGAAGCATTTTATTATCCCATATCGAGAGAAGGTAAGACGCTGGCGCTGGCCATCCAAGAGGAGTTTATCACTATACCTGATATGAACAAGAGAAGTGCTAAAATAAGTATGTGCTATATGTTAAGATACAGTAAAATGCCATCCGTATTAGTTGAAGTTGGGTATCTGAGCAACCCGAGAGAACGCAAATTGCTCCTGGAAAGCAAATATAGAGATTTGTTGGCAGATAAAATTGCAGCCGGTGTGATAAAATATTTTAACAATAAGTAA